A region from the Desulfomarina profundi genome encodes:
- a CDS encoding PSP1 domain-containing protein, translating to MTEMSEEESSVRSETGEGKTFYRIQFREEGQQFSASFPEPDLAAGNVVMVDTDHGLEPAEIVGRPSLTGCRGQVSRATFEISRLASDEEREKYSHLAEHEARAFSICRGLIEKHELSMQLVRVERFFNGSKMVFYFTADNRVDFRALVKDLVQEFRTRVEMRQVGVRHETKMIGGIGTCGRELCCSSFIKKFDSVSIKMAKEQDLPLNPAKISGVCNRLLCCLTYEYDTYKKQRKGMPRPGKRIVINNEHFRVKRQNPLQETILVENESGEEITLPRDQWKQYRHQKRKTTGRDRKKKKDRGNS from the coding sequence ATGACGGAAATGAGTGAAGAAGAATCGAGTGTGAGGTCGGAAACTGGAGAAGGAAAGACCTTTTACCGGATACAGTTCCGGGAGGAGGGTCAGCAGTTTTCGGCTTCCTTTCCTGAACCGGATCTTGCCGCAGGCAATGTGGTGATGGTTGATACGGATCATGGTCTCGAGCCTGCCGAGATTGTCGGAAGGCCGTCCCTTACAGGATGCCGAGGGCAGGTCAGCAGGGCAACCTTTGAAATCAGTCGTCTGGCCAGTGATGAAGAAAGAGAAAAGTACAGCCATCTCGCTGAGCATGAAGCTCGGGCCTTTTCCATCTGCAGGGGCTTGATTGAAAAGCATGAGCTCAGTATGCAGCTGGTGAGGGTGGAGCGGTTTTTCAACGGCAGTAAGATGGTTTTTTATTTTACAGCTGACAATCGTGTTGATTTCAGAGCGTTGGTCAAAGACCTGGTTCAGGAATTTCGTACCAGGGTGGAAATGCGCCAGGTTGGTGTTCGGCATGAAACGAAAATGATCGGCGGGATCGGTACTTGCGGCAGGGAACTCTGCTGTTCTTCTTTTATTAAAAAATTTGATTCTGTCTCAATTAAAATGGCCAAAGAGCAGGATCTGCCTCTGAATCCTGCGAAAATATCCGGTGTCTGTAACCGGCTTCTCTGCTGTTTGACCTACGAGTATGATACCTATAAGAAGCAGAGAAAAGGTATGCCCAGACCGGGGAAACGAATTGTTATAAACAATGAACATTTTCGGGTCAAACGGCAAAATCCTCTGCAGGAAACGATACTGGTTGAAAATGAATCGGGAGAAGAGATTACTCTGCCCAGGGACCAGTGGAAGCAGTACCGGCATCAGAAAAGAAAAACGACAGGCAGGGACAGGAAAAAAAAGAAGGACAGGGGTAACTCTTAA
- a CDS encoding DivIVA domain-containing protein, translating into MLTPQAIKDQEFQIKFRGYDAIEVRSYLELLAEDYFELHEQNRVQAEEIESFTTEQETWREEKEKLENELRENQESNEVVQAEIREGYRQKDEQIDQLKVRVEELEGMVATLESEKREASEKIVKLEEELGARSESFAEEKEEIERLRTRLEQLEEKNRELQQEGLDFKTTILAAQKFADNLKMTSEQEAAALMEQARADVAKFRKEAQAELAHLPKEIEELQQKKIQVRDELKAVLNTYLQKLDSFGETDDDFSDLFQSIQIPEVESVDPDDIDNIDMELP; encoded by the coding sequence ATGCTAACACCTCAGGCAATAAAAGATCAGGAGTTTCAGATAAAGTTCAGAGGATATGATGCTATCGAAGTACGGTCGTATCTGGAGCTGCTTGCCGAAGATTATTTTGAGCTGCATGAGCAGAACCGTGTCCAGGCGGAAGAGATTGAATCCTTCACCACGGAGCAGGAAACATGGCGGGAAGAAAAAGAAAAGCTTGAAAATGAACTCCGGGAAAACCAGGAGAGCAATGAGGTTGTTCAGGCTGAAATCCGGGAAGGGTACAGACAGAAAGATGAACAAATAGACCAGTTGAAGGTCCGGGTTGAGGAACTGGAAGGTATGGTGGCAACCCTGGAGAGTGAAAAGCGTGAAGCCTCTGAAAAAATAGTAAAACTGGAAGAGGAACTCGGCGCCAGGAGTGAAAGCTTTGCCGAAGAAAAAGAAGAGATCGAAAGATTGCGAACCAGGTTGGAGCAGCTGGAGGAGAAAAACAGGGAGCTGCAACAGGAAGGACTTGATTTCAAAACAACTATTCTTGCTGCCCAGAAATTCGCTGACAATCTCAAGATGACCAGTGAACAGGAAGCCGCGGCACTCATGGAGCAGGCACGGGCCGATGTGGCAAAATTCCGAAAAGAGGCCCAGGCGGAACTGGCCCATCTTCCAAAAGAAATTGAAGAATTACAGCAGAAGAAAATTCAGGTTCGGGATGAACTGAAAGCGGTACTCAACACCTATCTGCAGAAGCTTGACAGCTTCGGTGAAACGGATGATGATTTTTCAGATCTTTTCCAATCCATACAGATTCCTGAGGTCGAAAGTGTTGATCCCGATGATATAGACAATATTGACATGGAACTGCCTTGA
- a CDS encoding DUF167 domain-containing protein, with the protein MSFLSTAKDGSLLLRVHIQPRASKTKIVGLYDGTLKIAVSAPPVEGRANKEIIQFLAKKMKIPRSDVRVKSGLQSRRKSLELKNIRESEVRRLLEVKE; encoded by the coding sequence ATGTCTTTTCTTTCCACTGCAAAGGATGGCTCCCTGCTTCTTCGGGTCCATATTCAACCAAGGGCATCAAAAACAAAAATTGTCGGATTGTATGACGGGACATTGAAAATTGCTGTCAGTGCCCCTCCTGTTGAAGGTCGGGCCAACAAAGAAATCATTCAGTTTCTGGCGAAAAAAATGAAAATCCCTAGAAGTGATGTCCGGGTGAAGTCCGGGCTGCAGTCCAGGCGTAAGAGTCTGGAACTCAAAAATATCCGGGAAAGTGAAGTCCGTCGGCTGCTGGAGGTAAAAGAATGA
- a CDS encoding ABC1 kinase family protein, producing the protein MEDDSNPDNLALPLPVRIRRVLEELGPTFIKLGQLLSTRPDLIPKEWTHELKKLQDRCSQVEFEEIYKVLALEFPGRLDLLFKSIEETPLAAASIAQVHRAVMQDDREVVIKVLRPGARQLVEEDMALVESLAQLMEQYFSDLGYSPTAVAKEFSRELLKEINLITEGQSTERLGRYFEDDSSICFPRVYWSATTRSVLTLEEIKGRLLSTLDPEELTPAQRRAIVANGTDAIFKQCLEFGFFHADPHPGNIFLLDDNNLCFIDCGMTGQLDKKTTEQLINLVSGIIKGDLDQLCRVVIGLTDADPMVTERRDFRTDLQHLISHVQNTSLQQLDITTLLSDFFAMLQRYHIQCPGDLLLLTKALTTIEGVAEYFDPTFDFLSHVEPQIRKVVMNRYGFQAVKNRMYKSFTRYLELLEEVPGELQRFLNHAKHSRFTLNLELKRIEHLSEKIDTASRIMGIAMISAALIVGSSILILADSISKKPGIIGTIGILGLLLAGINTTIFIFSFLFQKKKKP; encoded by the coding sequence ATGGAAGACGATTCTAACCCAGATAATCTTGCCCTGCCACTCCCCGTCAGAATTCGCCGGGTCCTGGAGGAACTTGGCCCCACATTCATCAAACTTGGTCAACTGCTCTCCACCAGACCTGATCTTATCCCGAAGGAATGGACCCACGAACTCAAAAAACTGCAGGATCGCTGCAGCCAGGTTGAGTTTGAAGAAATATACAAGGTTCTTGCCCTTGAATTTCCCGGCCGTCTTGACCTGCTGTTCAAGTCTATAGAGGAAACGCCTCTCGCTGCTGCCTCCATAGCTCAGGTCCATCGCGCCGTCATGCAGGATGACAGGGAAGTTGTCATCAAAGTGCTCCGTCCAGGGGCACGACAACTTGTCGAAGAAGACATGGCCCTGGTGGAGAGTCTCGCCCAGTTGATGGAACAGTATTTTTCCGATCTTGGTTACAGTCCCACCGCTGTGGCCAAAGAATTTTCCAGGGAACTTCTCAAGGAAATCAATCTGATTACCGAGGGACAGTCCACCGAAAGACTGGGCCGTTATTTTGAAGATGATTCTTCGATTTGCTTTCCCAGGGTCTATTGGTCAGCCACCACACGTTCAGTCCTGACCCTGGAAGAAATCAAGGGAAGACTGCTCTCCACCCTTGATCCGGAAGAACTTACCCCTGCCCAGAGAAGAGCCATTGTCGCCAACGGTACGGATGCCATTTTCAAGCAATGCCTGGAATTCGGATTCTTTCATGCTGATCCCCATCCTGGAAATATTTTCCTGCTTGATGACAACAACCTCTGCTTCATCGACTGCGGGATGACTGGGCAGCTTGACAAAAAAACCACGGAACAATTGATCAATCTTGTCTCCGGTATCATTAAGGGAGATCTTGATCAGCTCTGCAGGGTCGTCATCGGGCTGACTGATGCAGACCCGATGGTTACAGAGAGACGCGATTTCAGAACAGACCTGCAACACCTGATCAGTCATGTGCAGAACACAAGCCTGCAACAACTTGACATCACAACGCTGCTGTCGGACTTTTTTGCCATGCTGCAGCGGTACCATATCCAATGTCCGGGAGATCTCCTCCTGCTGACCAAAGCCCTGACAACCATTGAAGGAGTTGCGGAATATTTTGATCCGACTTTTGACTTCCTCTCCCATGTGGAACCCCAGATTAGAAAAGTAGTCATGAACAGGTACGGTTTTCAGGCTGTGAAAAACCGAATGTACAAATCATTCACCCGTTACCTGGAACTGCTGGAAGAAGTGCCCGGAGAGCTACAGCGTTTTCTCAACCATGCCAAACACAGCAGGTTTACACTGAATCTTGAACTTAAACGAATAGAACATCTGTCGGAAAAAATTGACACAGCCAGCAGGATCATGGGCATTGCCATGATCAGCGCAGCCCTTATCGTCGGTTCTTCCATCCTTATCCTGGCTGACAGTATTTCTAAAAAACCCGGCATAATCGGCACTATCGGCATACTGGGCCTGTTACTGGCAGGAATCAACACAACCATTTTTATTTTTTCATTTCTCTTCCAGAAGAAAAAAAAACCCTGA
- a CDS encoding HDOD domain-containing protein gives MTTLEQINIETQINSFPALPLIVTKVMAVTADPESSAEDLMKVILPDQSMCSTILKIANSAFFGIPREVSTMERALMVLGFEEVRNIVIGKALFAAFPKLGKEFRETVTLFWQHAFTCGLTAKIMGETMGISPSELFVAGLIHDIGKLAMLTLFGDKYPLLRELTDPGRSDSASEELTEFKISHDRVGLLLANRWLLPSKLTMAIGHHHCPGDAPSNKQFPILIQTADILSLMYCSPDFLGAEDTMKIFEDFLPETRDLWAENDLKWDIINIGTWYNTLAERFEQDQAILDIFTSS, from the coding sequence ATGACTACTCTGGAACAGATAAATATAGAGACACAGATAAACTCTTTCCCGGCCCTGCCCCTGATCGTAACAAAGGTCATGGCAGTTACCGCTGACCCGGAAAGCAGTGCTGAAGACCTGATGAAAGTGATTCTTCCTGACCAGAGCATGTGTTCCACCATTTTGAAAATTGCCAACTCCGCCTTCTTCGGCATCCCCCGGGAAGTGAGCACAATGGAGAGAGCCTTGATGGTCCTCGGTTTTGAGGAAGTTCGCAATATCGTCATTGGAAAAGCTCTTTTTGCCGCTTTCCCGAAGCTTGGCAAGGAATTCCGGGAGACTGTCACCCTCTTCTGGCAACATGCATTCACCTGTGGTCTTACGGCCAAGATAATGGGTGAAACAATGGGAATTTCTCCAAGCGAACTCTTTGTGGCCGGCCTGATTCACGATATCGGCAAACTGGCCATGCTGACACTGTTCGGCGATAAATATCCCCTACTAAGAGAACTCACGGATCCCGGTCGCAGCGACAGCGCCTCAGAAGAACTGACGGAATTTAAAATCAGTCATGACAGGGTCGGCCTGCTCCTTGCCAACCGCTGGCTCCTACCGAGCAAGCTGACCATGGCAATAGGTCATCATCACTGTCCCGGGGATGCACCATCAAACAAACAGTTTCCAATTCTCATCCAGACCGCAGACATCCTGTCTCTCATGTATTGCTCACCCGATTTTTTAGGAGCTGAAGATACCATGAAAATCTTTGAGGATTTTCTCCCTGAAACACGAGACCTCTGGGCAGAAAACGATCTCAAATGGGATATCATCAATATCGGCACCTGGTACAACACCCTCGCCGAACGCTTTGAACAGGACCAGGCCATCCTTGATATTTTCACTTCATCATGA
- a CDS encoding bifunctional diguanylate cyclase/phosphohydrolase: protein MTNDLLQNINQLSPGSTFLRLILKACPDARCIFNCNELTKPVISNTSLIITTDKSEILKTILTPGMVPDQVPILVLGTAQVPPKSLVLTGKNRLIDFLPLPVGSELLRYKISFLTHIQKISAEYFENLQTHQKVLDTLSKRDGLTGLFNRRHLTEILKNEFQHAITREKDLSLLILNIDYFNEINKSSGLEFGDAVLNEMSARLTLNTRPIDSCYRFSGEDFVILMPEADLELAQETAEKIRIACSEKPFIHYGIHKSITVSIGIASLKTHALENHDELISMAETALYMAKAGGRNRIHVFAPLGINEEYNSQQSLATLKETINRILEKTRHSTISSLQLLAREIAGTEYKDHIDQVSHYTALLGRQLGLPPHLVATFQNAITLYNSIRFFLHNDLFSKQSKLSGNEREIMNDLPYKLAEITDIFDFFANERTVLLSHGERYDGNGAPYGLKGSEIPLGARLFNVVDALAAMNSERPFRPRLKAEAIVDELINQAGKQFDPHLVLHTIEMIKKNNLLELPAKYLEEKRRQLITYFPEIR from the coding sequence ATGACAAACGATCTCCTCCAAAATATCAACCAGCTTTCACCCGGTTCAACTTTTCTGCGATTGATTCTTAAAGCCTGCCCCGATGCCAGATGCATTTTCAACTGCAACGAACTTACAAAACCTGTTATTTCAAATACTTCACTTATTATCACAACTGACAAAAGTGAAATTTTAAAAACAATTCTTACGCCGGGTATGGTCCCGGACCAAGTTCCAATCCTGGTTCTCGGGACGGCACAGGTCCCCCCGAAATCCCTGGTCCTTACTGGTAAAAATCGACTGATTGATTTCCTGCCTCTGCCGGTAGGCAGTGAATTACTCCGCTACAAAATCTCTTTTCTTACCCATATCCAGAAAATCAGTGCGGAATATTTCGAAAACCTTCAGACTCATCAGAAAGTCCTCGACACCCTTTCAAAGAGAGATGGCCTGACCGGGTTATTCAACAGACGACACCTGACCGAGATCCTCAAAAATGAATTTCAGCACGCCATCACCCGGGAAAAAGATCTCTCCTTACTTATTCTCAATATTGACTACTTCAATGAGATTAATAAATCTTCAGGACTGGAATTCGGCGATGCGGTGCTCAATGAAATGTCCGCAAGGCTTACCTTGAACACTCGCCCCATCGACAGTTGCTATCGCTTTTCGGGTGAAGATTTCGTTATTCTGATGCCGGAGGCGGATCTTGAACTTGCTCAAGAAACGGCAGAGAAAATTCGTATTGCATGCTCTGAAAAGCCTTTCATCCATTACGGTATCCATAAATCAATTACCGTTTCCATCGGAATAGCCTCCCTGAAAACCCACGCTCTCGAAAATCATGACGAATTGATCTCCATGGCGGAAACAGCCCTGTACATGGCTAAGGCGGGAGGCCGAAACAGAATTCATGTCTTCGCTCCTCTGGGGATTAACGAAGAATACAATTCCCAGCAGTCACTCGCTACACTCAAAGAAACAATCAATCGTATCCTTGAAAAAACAAGACATTCAACCATCTCCTCTCTACAACTTCTGGCCAGGGAAATTGCCGGAACAGAATACAAAGACCATATTGACCAGGTTTCTCACTATACAGCCCTGCTCGGCAGACAGCTCGGGCTTCCCCCTCATCTCGTTGCAACCTTTCAAAACGCCATAACCCTGTACAACAGTATCCGTTTTTTCCTCCATAACGATCTGTTCAGTAAACAGTCAAAACTGAGCGGCAATGAGCGGGAGATCATGAACGACCTTCCATATAAGCTTGCAGAAATAACCGATATTTTTGATTTTTTTGCCAACGAACGCACCGTACTGCTCTCCCATGGAGAACGATATGACGGCAATGGTGCGCCCTATGGCCTGAAGGGTAGTGAAATCCCCCTTGGAGCACGGCTTTTCAATGTTGTTGACGCCCTTGCCGCTATGAATTCAGAACGTCCCTTCAGACCCAGATTGAAAGCTGAAGCTATTGTTGACGAACTGATCAATCAGGCGGGAAAACAGTTTGACCCCCATCTCGTACTGCACACGATTGAAATGATAAAAAAGAATAACCTCCTGGAGTTACCTGCAAAGTACCTTGAAGAAAAACGCAGACAGCTTATAACTTATTTCCCCGAAATCAGATAA
- the dnaG gene encoding DNA primase, with the protein MKIMNNSSRDDIPARIKEEADIVQIIGEVVDLKKSGVRYLGLCPFHGEKTPSFSVHGGEQFFHCFGCGESGDVFSFIMKYHNLTFPEAMKELARRYNIELPERPQSKEAVLRQKKREQLFGINKKCAELYARYLLEDKGAESAREYLRKRGVSGVIAEKYHLGYAPSVEREGWNFLGSKLSAEEQLAAVDAGLLVRRDKGGMYDRFRDRILFPIFDISGQVCGFGGRIVGEGQPKYMNSPESPVFDKSRLLLGLYQQKESIRKEKKVILVEGNFDLISLVVAGVRNVVAPLGTALTREQLRMLKRFTTEITLLFDGDSAGEKAAVRAVPFFLAEQLSGQVALLPREHDPDSFVREKGAEKLMQLLDTAQSLPEFVLASLIKRHGLSLDGKSRIIDSLVPLVQAATSPLQRSMFISHFADKLGISVESFQAVIQSGQRRETLLREKKVEMAGKSGERTAPLSMAQKRLVEYMVLNPVHFKVLEEHGVRDALVGGLGEILFLQLKAMVEEKGEFEPEELLSKLPGGQERKLVTELLMQASLRDVPESNGDDMESGSELGDMLYYLKTISLRRQSENVKVQMREAEHAGDMEKLQELVLKMVEIEKKLHE; encoded by the coding sequence ATGAAAATTATGAACAACAGCTCCAGAGATGATATACCGGCCAGGATAAAGGAAGAGGCGGATATCGTACAAATAATTGGTGAAGTGGTTGATTTAAAGAAAAGCGGTGTTCGTTATCTGGGACTGTGTCCCTTTCACGGAGAAAAAACTCCATCCTTTTCAGTTCATGGCGGGGAGCAGTTTTTCCACTGTTTCGGCTGCGGGGAATCCGGGGATGTGTTCAGTTTTATTATGAAATATCATAATCTTACCTTTCCTGAGGCCATGAAAGAACTGGCTCGAAGATATAATATTGAACTGCCTGAGAGGCCCCAGTCAAAAGAAGCGGTATTACGGCAGAAAAAACGTGAACAGTTATTCGGGATCAATAAAAAATGTGCAGAACTCTATGCTCGTTACCTACTGGAGGATAAAGGAGCGGAGAGTGCACGTGAGTACCTGCGGAAAAGGGGTGTCAGTGGTGTAATTGCCGAAAAATATCATCTCGGTTATGCCCCTTCAGTTGAAAGGGAGGGCTGGAATTTTCTCGGTTCAAAGCTAAGCGCGGAAGAACAGCTTGCTGCTGTGGATGCTGGACTGCTTGTCCGCAGGGACAAAGGCGGGATGTACGATCGTTTCAGGGACAGGATCCTGTTTCCCATTTTTGATATCAGTGGCCAGGTCTGCGGTTTTGGCGGTCGTATAGTGGGCGAAGGTCAGCCAAAATATATGAATTCTCCTGAAAGCCCGGTCTTCGACAAGAGCAGGTTGCTTCTGGGTTTGTATCAGCAGAAGGAGAGTATTCGCAAAGAGAAAAAAGTAATCCTCGTAGAGGGGAATTTTGATCTTATTTCCCTGGTAGTTGCAGGAGTTCGGAATGTTGTCGCTCCCCTGGGTACTGCATTGACACGGGAGCAGTTGAGAATGCTGAAACGTTTTACCACGGAAATAACCCTGCTTTTCGATGGTGACAGTGCCGGGGAGAAAGCCGCAGTCCGAGCGGTACCTTTTTTTCTGGCAGAGCAGTTAAGCGGGCAGGTTGCCCTGTTGCCCCGGGAACATGATCCCGACAGTTTTGTCAGGGAAAAGGGAGCGGAAAAACTGATGCAGTTGCTTGATACAGCGCAATCCCTTCCGGAATTTGTTCTTGCAAGTCTGATCAAACGTCATGGTCTCTCACTTGACGGAAAAAGCAGAATCATAGATTCTCTGGTGCCTCTGGTACAGGCAGCGACATCTCCCCTGCAGCGGTCGATGTTTATCTCCCATTTTGCCGATAAGCTAGGAATTTCCGTTGAGTCATTCCAGGCTGTAATACAGTCCGGACAGCGAAGGGAGACTCTTCTGCGGGAAAAAAAAGTGGAGATGGCGGGAAAATCAGGGGAAAGAACGGCACCTCTCTCCATGGCCCAGAAACGTCTGGTGGAGTACATGGTTCTGAACCCTGTTCACTTCAAAGTTCTGGAGGAGCATGGTGTCAGGGATGCGCTGGTGGGAGGGCTGGGAGAGATTCTGTTTCTTCAGTTGAAGGCGATGGTGGAGGAAAAGGGAGAATTTGAACCTGAAGAACTCCTCTCAAAACTGCCGGGCGGGCAGGAGAGAAAGCTGGTCACGGAATTACTGATGCAGGCCTCTCTCCGGGATGTGCCTGAAAGTAATGGCGATGATATGGAAAGTGGGAGTGAACTTGGGGATATGTTGTACTATTTGAAAACGATATCCCTGCGTAGACAGTCGGAAAACGTGAAAGTTCAGATGAGGGAAGCTGAACATGCCGGAGATATGGAAAAATTGCAGGAACTTGTGCTTAAAATGGTTGAAATCGAGAAAAAATTGCATGAATAA
- a CDS encoding sigma-70 family RNA polymerase sigma factor: MSLTGSDDDLVGDVGERVREYGPEEETSLFGLANDDHVDEEVTPVDFSDARYDRRGRGPGDRRRGIFTDRRKGDRRRISRGSAKQSSKSKSSVDPMNIYLREMGSLTLLNHEEELKLAKMMEDGKKRVQNAVLKTPLAIPALQEVVKVLPKSPGKICQVLAGIQDNQSGVVERESRELLAAVERAVEIDRERNELLKQYLALDETTKEAKDLFAEAQAKGEEIAGLFEDKILCSDCVNAVAKGLEELSKRFRKVFVTVIGEYSLGENESGEEISPEAIERQVNRQMLEESGVDQKDLQQILHEVDSGWEMYKHAREGLVRANLRLVISVSKKFVNRGLQFSDLIQEGNIGLMKAVEKFDYHRGYKFSTYATWWIRQAITRGIADQGRTIRLPVHMIETINRLLRVSKDFLLEEHREPTPEEMAEQLGTDVAKVKSALKIAKDAISLDTPVGDDGESHLGDFIEDKEKLGPDEASMVTSLRECLNQVMSSLTPREAKVLRMRYGIDVDCDHTLEEVGKCFAVTRERIRQIEAQAIVKLKHPSRVEELRVFMVD, encoded by the coding sequence ATGAGTTTGACTGGAAGTGATGATGATTTAGTTGGTGATGTGGGTGAACGGGTTCGCGAATATGGCCCCGAAGAAGAAACATCCCTTTTTGGACTGGCTAACGATGATCACGTGGATGAAGAGGTAACTCCCGTAGATTTCTCGGATGCTCGATATGACAGACGTGGTCGGGGGCCGGGAGATCGTCGTCGCGGGATTTTCACCGATCGTCGCAAAGGAGACAGGCGCAGAATTTCCCGGGGATCAGCAAAACAGTCTTCCAAATCCAAATCATCCGTTGATCCGATGAATATATATCTTCGGGAGATGGGGAGCCTTACTCTGCTCAATCATGAAGAAGAACTGAAACTCGCCAAAATGATGGAAGACGGTAAAAAGAGAGTGCAAAATGCCGTTCTCAAGACACCGTTGGCCATTCCGGCCCTCCAGGAAGTTGTGAAAGTGTTGCCCAAGAGTCCGGGGAAGATCTGCCAGGTTCTGGCCGGTATACAGGACAACCAGTCCGGAGTTGTGGAGCGGGAGAGCAGAGAACTTCTGGCCGCAGTGGAGAGGGCAGTTGAAATCGACAGGGAGCGAAATGAACTCCTGAAACAGTATCTGGCCCTTGATGAGACGACAAAAGAGGCGAAAGATCTGTTTGCAGAGGCGCAGGCCAAAGGAGAAGAAATCGCCGGACTGTTTGAAGACAAAATTCTCTGTTCCGATTGTGTAAATGCGGTTGCCAAGGGCCTTGAAGAGTTGTCAAAACGGTTCAGGAAGGTTTTTGTAACTGTCATTGGAGAATACAGCCTGGGGGAAAATGAATCCGGTGAAGAAATTTCTCCAGAGGCTATAGAGCGGCAGGTCAACCGGCAGATGCTTGAAGAATCCGGTGTTGACCAGAAGGACCTTCAGCAGATTCTCCATGAAGTCGATTCAGGCTGGGAAATGTATAAACATGCCCGGGAAGGGCTTGTTCGAGCCAATCTTCGTCTGGTTATTTCCGTATCGAAAAAATTTGTCAACCGTGGGCTGCAGTTTTCTGATCTCATCCAGGAAGGTAATATCGGCCTGATGAAGGCTGTGGAAAAATTTGATTATCATCGTGGATACAAGTTCAGTACCTATGCCACCTGGTGGATAAGACAGGCCATTACAAGGGGTATCGCCGATCAGGGCAGGACTATAAGGCTGCCTGTTCATATGATAGAGACGATTAATCGACTGCTCAGGGTTTCCAAGGATTTTCTTCTTGAAGAACATAGGGAACCGACGCCGGAAGAGATGGCGGAGCAACTCGGTACGGATGTGGCCAAGGTGAAGTCGGCCCTGAAAATTGCCAAAGATGCCATTTCTCTCGATACGCCTGTCGGAGATGACGGGGAAAGTCATCTTGGAGATTTCATTGAAGACAAGGAAAAACTTGGGCCTGATGAAGCGAGCATGGTTACAAGCCTGAGGGAATGTCTGAATCAGGTTATGTCCTCCCTGACGCCCCGGGAAGCAAAAGTGCTGCGTATGCGTTACGGTATCGATGTTGACTGTGATCATACTTTGGAAGAGGTCGGAAAATGCTTTGCCGTGACAAGGGAGAGAATCCGACAGATTGAGGCCCAGGCAATTGTCAAGCTCAAACATCCGTCCAGGGTGGAAGAGCTGAGGGTTTTTATGGTCGATTGA